The Mustela erminea isolate mMusErm1 chromosome 18, mMusErm1.Pri, whole genome shotgun sequence genome has a window encoding:
- the SPEM1 gene encoding spermatid maturation protein 1 isoform X1, giving the protein MAMAERPRPGWASYHSSNSNNCQDLGNSILLLLGLVICINISINMVTLLWRRLRGFLHQVFHIVYEKEASKPSSPGKPPQPPKQSAPAVHLRCTMDPVKMTVTPPPTRRHRHRRSSGRRAHRPAAWVPDTDDEEKPPHQHPAVCSHHWDQPADWQGFQSTQGFWAPWPQDAAEPPPQTIRFQQAVEGGPLKAEMRSELGLEAYVYPVNPPPPSPQALSHRNSGVGPGAQAEPEPCAPAPAAPPPVLGPAHVPDIPRRRSSGRVVYDARDVRRRLRELTREVEALSHCYPLGSPSSNAVEGTNKGWVYRSVTEG; this is encoded by the exons ATGGCCATGGCTGAGCGGCCACGGCCCGGGTGGGCGTCGTATCACAGCTCCAACAGCAACAACTGTCAGGACCTGGGCAACTCCATCCTGTTGCTACTGGGTCTCGTCATCTGCATTAACATTAGCATCAACATGGTGACGCTG CTCTGGCGCAGACTCCGTGGCTTCTTACACCAAGTGTTCCATATTGTTTATGAGAAAG AAGCTTCTAAGCCATCCTCCCCGGGGAAGCCGCCCCAGCCTCCGAAGCAGAGCGCCCCTGCAGTCCACCTCCGATGTACCATGGACCCTGTGAAAATGACCGTGACCCCCCCGCCCACtcgccgccaccgccaccgccgctCTTCAGGCCGCCGTGCCCACCGCCCGGCAGCCTGGGTCCCCGACACGGACGACGAGGAGAAGCCCCCACACCAGCACCCAGCAGTCTGCTCCCACCACTGGGATCAGCCCGCAGACTGGCAGGGCTTTCAGTCCACGCAGGGGTTCTGGGCTCCCTGGCCCCAGGACGCCGCggagccccctccccagaccaTTCGCTTCCAGCAGGCCGTGGAAGGCGGGCCCCTCAAAGCGGAGATGCGCTCAGAGCTAGGTCTTGAGGCGTATGTGTACCCGGtgaaccccccgccccccagcccacAGGCCCTGAGCCACAGGAACAGCGGGGTGGGGCCAGGGGCCCAGGCTGAGCCGGAGCcctgtgcccctgcccctgcgGCCCCACCACCAGTCCTGGGCCCTGCCCATGTCCCCGACATCCCCCGGCGCCGCTCCTCGGGCCGCGTAGTATATGACGCCCGAGACGTGCGGCGGCGGCTCCGGGAGCTGACCCGTGAGGTGGAGGCCCTGTCCCACTGCTACCCCCTGGGCTCCCCGTCCAGCAACGCCGTGGAGGGGACAAACAAGGGCTGGGTGTACCGTTCTGTGACAGAGGGGTGA
- the SPEM1 gene encoding spermatid maturation protein 1 isoform X2, which translates to MAMAERPRPGWASYHSSNSNNCQDLGNSILLLLGLVICINISINMLWRRLRGFLHQVFHIVYEKEASKPSSPGKPPQPPKQSAPAVHLRCTMDPVKMTVTPPPTRRHRHRRSSGRRAHRPAAWVPDTDDEEKPPHQHPAVCSHHWDQPADWQGFQSTQGFWAPWPQDAAEPPPQTIRFQQAVEGGPLKAEMRSELGLEAYVYPVNPPPPSPQALSHRNSGVGPGAQAEPEPCAPAPAAPPPVLGPAHVPDIPRRRSSGRVVYDARDVRRRLRELTREVEALSHCYPLGSPSSNAVEGTNKGWVYRSVTEG; encoded by the exons ATGGCCATGGCTGAGCGGCCACGGCCCGGGTGGGCGTCGTATCACAGCTCCAACAGCAACAACTGTCAGGACCTGGGCAACTCCATCCTGTTGCTACTGGGTCTCGTCATCTGCATTAACATTAGCATCAACATG CTCTGGCGCAGACTCCGTGGCTTCTTACACCAAGTGTTCCATATTGTTTATGAGAAAG AAGCTTCTAAGCCATCCTCCCCGGGGAAGCCGCCCCAGCCTCCGAAGCAGAGCGCCCCTGCAGTCCACCTCCGATGTACCATGGACCCTGTGAAAATGACCGTGACCCCCCCGCCCACtcgccgccaccgccaccgccgctCTTCAGGCCGCCGTGCCCACCGCCCGGCAGCCTGGGTCCCCGACACGGACGACGAGGAGAAGCCCCCACACCAGCACCCAGCAGTCTGCTCCCACCACTGGGATCAGCCCGCAGACTGGCAGGGCTTTCAGTCCACGCAGGGGTTCTGGGCTCCCTGGCCCCAGGACGCCGCggagccccctccccagaccaTTCGCTTCCAGCAGGCCGTGGAAGGCGGGCCCCTCAAAGCGGAGATGCGCTCAGAGCTAGGTCTTGAGGCGTATGTGTACCCGGtgaaccccccgccccccagcccacAGGCCCTGAGCCACAGGAACAGCGGGGTGGGGCCAGGGGCCCAGGCTGAGCCGGAGCcctgtgcccctgcccctgcgGCCCCACCACCAGTCCTGGGCCCTGCCCATGTCCCCGACATCCCCCGGCGCCGCTCCTCGGGCCGCGTAGTATATGACGCCCGAGACGTGCGGCGGCGGCTCCGGGAGCTGACCCGTGAGGTGGAGGCCCTGTCCCACTGCTACCCCCTGGGCTCCCCGTCCAGCAACGCCGTGGAGGGGACAAACAAGGGCTGGGTGTACCGTTCTGTGACAGAGGGGTGA
- the SPEM2 gene encoding uncharacterized protein SPEM2, whose protein sequence is MENQLWYDNVGCCNQYQEHPQDPEDVLLLLVGLVILVNIAINVVTMMWHGLQNVLDKMISWTNQKNETSQPCESPTKDPPAKPQDVHVHCTLEPMEVKLARPVCYPSSSYHHLRSSRSCRRRPRRHRHRHRPRSRGPRQRHGHGHRHHHHHHHDSCSHQWGLKNQKHFCHNRSAFRSHHQGRKMSQLRVVPSFGGDLDSYLEEEDLAFPHPKYPRGGWGGLYPQRGLPSNVGLWGRRGGILASLPPPSLYLSPELRRMPKRVEAKSELRLQSCGPHCSQSRVWGSMEVEQWASPPPPLRRLPPNPSWVPAGFSPYPSSGQLLYDSWDQRRRGLEGSEPPPALVPRGSRPEAREHCSPQAHRRSVPGHTYSQPSRSPHPSTGHLSYNAREPHEVRRRAAEWAEALPARHPLTTSTSLTMLGETTYQRAPAPCSALLPHSSQPLPEAQVPEPPQPQPTFLPLSRNPGGTASCQVYDSLELKRQVQESRARANSLPPPSASASRPSLHRSRTGKLH, encoded by the exons ATGGAAAACCAGCTCTGGTATGACAACGTGGGGTGCTGTAATCAGTATCAGGAACATCCGCAGGATCCCGAAGATGTGCTGCTTCTGCTGGTGGGCCTTGTCATCCTGGTGAACATTGCGATCAACGTGGTGACCATG atgtgGCATGGACTCCAGAATGTCTTAGACAAGATGATCTCTTGGACTAATCAGAAAA ATGAAACCTCCCAGCCTTGTGAAAGTCCCACCAAGGATCCCCCTGCCAAGCCCCAAGACGTCCACGTCCACTGCACCCTGGAGCCCATGGAAGTGAAGCTGGCCCGGCCGGTGTGCTACCCGTCCTCCTCTTACCACCATCTCCGCAGCTCCCGctcctgccgccgccgcccccgccgccaccgccaccgccaccgccccCGCAGCCGCGGCCCTCGCCAACGCCACGGCCACGgtcaccgccaccaccaccaccaccaccacgactCTTGCAGCCACCAGTGGGGGCTGAAGAACCAGAAGCATTTCTGCCACAACCGCTCAGCCTTCCGCAGCCACCATCAAGGCCGCAAGATGTCCCAGCTGCGGGTGGTGCCCTCCTTCGGGGGCGACCTGGACTCCTACCTGGAGGAGGAGGACCTGGCCTTCCCACACCCCAAGTACCCACGGGGCGGCTGGGGAGGGCTTTACCCGCAGAGGGGCCTGCCCTCCAACGTGGGGCTGTGGGGCCGCCGGGGCGGGATCCTGGCCAGTCTGCCCCCGCCCTCCCTCTACCTCTCGCCCGAGCTGCGCCGCATGCCCAAGCGTGTGGAGGCCAAGTCGGAGCTGCGGCTGCAGTCCTGCGGGCCCCACTGCTCCCAGTCCCGAGTCTGGGGCAGCATGGAGGTAGAGCAGTGGGCCTCACCTCCACCGCCCCTCCGCCGGCTGCCCCCCAATCCCTCCTGGGTCCCCGCAGGGTTCAGCCCTTACCCCTCGAGCGGCCAGCTCCTCTATGACTCCTGGGACCAGCGGCGGCGGGGTCTGGAGGGCTCTGAGCCGCCGCCCGCCCTGGTGCCCCGGGGCTCCCGGCCCGAGGCCCGTGAGCACTGCTCCCCCCAGGCGCACCGGCGGAGCGTCCCCGGCCACACTTACAGCCAGCCCAGCCGCAGCCCGCACCCGTCCACGGGCCACCTGAGCTACAATGCCCGCGAGCCCCACGAGGTCCGGCGTCGGGCGGCCGAGTGGGCTGAGGCACTGCCGGCTCGGCACCCTCTGACGACTTCCACCTCCCTCACCATGCTGGGCGAGACCACCTACCAACGGGCCCCAGCCCCCTGCTCGGCCCTGCTCCCCcattcctcccagcccctgcctgaaGCCCAGGTCCCCgagcccccccagccccagcccacctTCCTGCCGCTCAGCAGGAACCCGGGGGGCACTGCCAGCTGCCAGGTCTACGACAGCCTGGAGCTAAAGCGGCAGGTGCAGGAGAGCCGAGCGCGGGCCAACTCGCTGCCCCCGCCCTCCGCCTCGGCCTCGAGGCCATCGCTGCACCGGAGCCGGACCGGGAAGCTTCACTGA